In Saccharicrinis fermentans DSM 9555 = JCM 21142, a genomic segment contains:
- a CDS encoding S9 family peptidase — protein sequence MKRCVFLLSVIMTVFLVQAQGLKELSLEDVIAGGKNYRNFLPSYESYKFLGNSDNIVQNQSDSLFLISGKGEKSFFLDLDAVNKSFDRQHLQALTSLYNIKWINNHTFWVDNKEAIVVYNIDSKKIEYFLSYPKNAKHIHFNDKASAIVYLEGYDLYISQLNREPVKIENGSKEGIVLGQAVHRSEFGIVDGIFWSPTGNSVAFYRMDETMVTDYPLVNINRRVAQTENIKYPMAGMKSHEVTVGVYDLDTGDLVYMQTGEPKEKYLTNVAWSGDEQNILIAVLNRAQNHMKMEVYDSKTGHFVKELFEEKSDTWVEPENPALFLPASPNQFVWQSERDGYNHLYLYDINKGLKKQLTAGQWVVTSVLGLDIKSKYLFFEATKDGGVLNRHLYKVSLSNGRISRITSEMGTHVTSVSKSGNRVIDMYSNLETPRIIQLLDVKKRSSVQLHEAKDPFLGYRMGRIVMDTIKAADGKTDLYSRMILPPDFDASKKYPVVVYVYGGPHAQLVKNSWLGAARMWQLYMAQQGYIAFTMDNRGTPDRGCEFEKVIHRQLGEVEAADQMQGVKYLQSLPYVDENRIGVHGWSFGGFMTINLMEKYPDVFKVGVSGGPVTDWKYYEIMYGERYMDLPEENKKGYEMTNLNMRTKNLKGRLLVIHGAIDPTVVWQHSLYFIEQCIKNRKQVDYFVYPRHEHNVRGADRVHLMQKVTNYFNDFL from the coding sequence ATGAAAAGGTGTGTCTTTTTGTTGTCAGTAATTATGACAGTGTTTTTGGTTCAAGCTCAAGGACTTAAGGAGTTGAGTTTGGAGGATGTGATTGCCGGTGGCAAAAATTACAGGAATTTTTTGCCTTCGTATGAAAGTTATAAATTTTTAGGAAATTCTGACAATATTGTACAAAATCAATCAGATAGTTTATTTCTGATATCCGGTAAGGGTGAAAAATCATTCTTTTTAGACTTGGATGCTGTTAATAAAAGTTTTGATCGGCAGCATTTACAAGCATTAACTTCATTGTATAATATCAAATGGATCAATAACCACACTTTCTGGGTGGATAATAAAGAGGCAATTGTTGTATACAATATCGATTCTAAAAAAATTGAGTATTTTTTGTCTTATCCTAAAAATGCAAAGCATATTCATTTTAATGACAAAGCATCTGCGATTGTATATTTAGAGGGGTATGATTTATATATTTCGCAGTTAAATAGGGAACCGGTGAAAATAGAAAATGGTTCAAAAGAAGGTATTGTATTGGGGCAGGCTGTTCATAGAAGCGAGTTTGGAATCGTGGATGGCATATTTTGGTCGCCCACAGGTAATTCAGTTGCTTTTTACCGAATGGATGAAACCATGGTTACAGATTATCCATTGGTTAATATCAACAGGAGAGTGGCACAAACGGAAAATATCAAATATCCTATGGCCGGAATGAAAAGTCATGAGGTAACAGTGGGTGTATATGACTTGGATACAGGTGATTTGGTGTATATGCAAACAGGTGAACCCAAAGAAAAATATTTGACAAATGTTGCGTGGAGTGGTGATGAGCAAAATATCTTAATTGCAGTCTTAAATAGAGCACAGAATCATATGAAGATGGAGGTATATGATTCTAAAACCGGACATTTTGTGAAAGAGCTGTTTGAGGAAAAAAGTGATACTTGGGTAGAGCCAGAAAATCCTGCTTTGTTTTTACCTGCTTCACCCAATCAATTTGTTTGGCAAAGTGAAAGAGATGGATATAATCATTTGTATTTGTATGATATCAATAAAGGTTTGAAAAAACAATTGACAGCAGGGCAATGGGTGGTAACCAGTGTGTTAGGATTGGATATAAAAAGTAAATATCTGTTTTTTGAAGCTACTAAAGATGGTGGAGTTCTAAACCGCCACTTATATAAAGTTTCCTTGAGTAACGGACGAATAAGCAGAATTACCTCTGAAATGGGTACGCACGTTACCAGTGTTAGTAAATCAGGAAATAGAGTAATTGATATGTACTCTAACCTAGAAACCCCAAGAATTATTCAGTTGCTGGATGTGAAAAAACGCTCCTCAGTTCAATTACATGAAGCTAAAGATCCTTTTCTTGGTTATAGGATGGGGCGAATAGTGATGGATACCATAAAAGCTGCAGATGGTAAAACAGATTTATACAGCCGTATGATTTTGCCTCCTGATTTTGATGCCTCAAAAAAATATCCTGTAGTGGTTTATGTTTATGGTGGACCTCATGCACAACTTGTTAAAAATAGTTGGCTGGGTGCGGCGAGAATGTGGCAACTTTATATGGCACAGCAAGGTTATATTGCATTCACAATGGATAATAGGGGTACTCCGGATAGAGGATGTGAATTTGAAAAGGTAATTCATCGACAGTTGGGAGAGGTAGAAGCAGCTGATCAGATGCAAGGTGTTAAGTATTTACAATCATTGCCTTATGTGGATGAAAATAGAATTGGTGTGCATGGATGGAGCTTTGGTGGATTTATGACCATTAACTTAATGGAAAAATATCCGGATGTTTTTAAAGTAGGTGTTTCCGGAGGACCTGTAACTGATTGGAAATATTATGAAATTATGTACGGTGAAAGGTATATGGATTTACCGGAAGAGAATAAAAAAGGTTATGAAATGACCAACTTAAATATGCGGACAAAGAATTTAAAAGGTCGTTTATTGGTGATTCATGGAGCCATTGATCCAACAGTTGTTTGGCAACATAGTTTATACTTTATAGAACAATGTATAAAAAACAGAAAGCAGGTTGATTATTTTGTGTATCCAAGACATGAACATAATGTGAGGGGGGCAGACCGTGTACACCTGATGCAAAAAGTAACTAATTATTTTAACGATTTCTTGTAG
- a CDS encoding ATP-binding cassette domain-containing protein produces MSEGILKALIQLFALIAFPHKDNKSRRQIVRNFLNHQLNQQMVDEYLDIYESYYQEHVSKLAKLQQSEISRSTLSANSVKALRISNAINKELTHYQKLIVIIQLIEFLKSGIEISHFERDFVSTIAQTFHIDDLEYVLMEQFMINGAQDIIDNENILLVDSKPENTNSKTRHLRWEHVDNEICILRIKSGGLFLLKINNKNDISINGQLLNPDRIHVLTPGCSIRNSRINPLYYSDIVGTFTSDNITAPLSFTVKNISYKFKNKAIGVQPMSFNSESGKLVGIMGSSGAGKTTLTNILSGIYKPYSGEVLINDINIHKNPQKIEGLIGYVSQDDLLMENLTVYQNLLYNAKLCFGDYSEFRIKRLVLDLLSSLGLSDIKDMRVGSPLNKKISGGQRKRLNIALELIREPAVLFLDEPTSGLSSRDSANIMDLLKELAQKGKLVFVIIHQPSSDIFKMFNQLLVLDHGGYLIYDGDPVESITYFKSSIKQANSHESECNTCGNVNPEQILNIVTSQVIDEYGSFTSNRKISPREWNERFHSQKKKELLASPKQHKDLPKVNFNIPNKLSSTLTDLLL; encoded by the coding sequence ATGAGCGAAGGAATATTAAAAGCCTTAATACAACTTTTTGCTCTAATAGCCTTTCCTCATAAGGATAATAAATCGCGCAGGCAAATCGTCAGGAACTTTTTGAACCATCAGTTAAATCAACAGATGGTAGATGAGTACCTTGATATATACGAGTCTTATTACCAAGAACACGTATCAAAACTTGCAAAGCTTCAACAAAGTGAAATATCCAGGTCGACCCTCAGTGCCAACTCTGTTAAGGCTTTACGTATCTCCAATGCCATCAACAAAGAACTGACGCACTATCAAAAACTGATAGTAATCATTCAGTTAATAGAATTTTTAAAATCCGGGATTGAGATTAGCCACTTCGAAAGAGATTTTGTAAGTACCATTGCACAAACTTTTCATATAGACGATCTGGAGTACGTGTTAATGGAACAATTCATGATTAATGGCGCACAAGATATTATTGACAACGAAAATATATTATTAGTTGATAGTAAACCAGAAAACACAAACAGCAAAACACGTCATTTAAGATGGGAGCACGTTGATAATGAAATTTGCATACTGCGCATTAAATCAGGTGGTTTATTTTTATTAAAAATTAATAACAAAAACGACATCAGCATAAATGGGCAGTTATTGAATCCCGACCGAATTCATGTATTAACACCAGGATGTTCCATTCGTAATAGTCGCATTAATCCGCTTTATTACAGTGATATTGTTGGAACATTCACGAGCGATAATATAACAGCTCCCCTATCATTTACGGTTAAAAACATTTCGTACAAATTCAAAAACAAAGCTATAGGGGTTCAACCCATGTCTTTCAATAGCGAATCAGGCAAGCTTGTGGGAATTATGGGCTCAAGTGGAGCCGGAAAAACAACACTAACCAATATATTAAGTGGAATATATAAACCTTATTCCGGAGAAGTACTCATCAACGATATTAATATTCACAAGAATCCTCAGAAAATAGAAGGACTTATTGGCTACGTCTCACAGGACGACTTGCTAATGGAAAATCTCACAGTCTATCAAAACTTGCTCTATAACGCCAAGTTGTGTTTTGGTGATTATAGTGAATTTAGAATCAAGCGACTGGTACTAGATTTGCTATCATCCTTAGGGCTTAGTGACATCAAGGACATGAGAGTTGGATCACCCCTTAATAAAAAAATCAGTGGTGGACAAAGGAAAAGGCTAAATATTGCTTTAGAACTGATAAGAGAACCCGCAGTCTTATTTCTGGACGAGCCAACCTCTGGCTTATCTTCACGCGATTCGGCCAACATCATGGATCTACTGAAAGAATTGGCACAAAAGGGCAAGCTGGTATTTGTGATCATTCATCAGCCTTCTAGTGACATATTCAAAATGTTTAATCAACTACTGGTATTAGATCATGGAGGTTATCTGATTTATGATGGCGATCCTGTGGAAAGCATCACTTATTTTAAGTCAAGTATAAAACAGGCCAACAGTCATGAAAGCGAATGCAATACCTGTGGAAATGTAAATCCGGAACAAATTCTCAACATTGTCACATCCCAGGTAATAGACGAGTACGGTTCATTTACAAGCAATAGAAAAATATCGCCACGCGAATGGAACGAACGCTTCCACTCTCAAAAGAAGAAGGAATTATTAGCAAGTCCCAAACAACATAAGGACCTTCCTAAGGTCAACTTTAATATCCCCAATAAGCTTAGTTCTACTTTAACAGATTTATTGCTTTGA
- a CDS encoding IS701 family transposase, protein MYLSEFQHHFKNRTKSNFDKATQYVEGLALSDLKNIERITETLNADYHKMQHFITESNWDARAVIDQIANQVDQSLPNQKLKGLLIDESGWVKKGDKSIGVDHQYCGNVGKTANSQVAVFGCLCTDKYAALVDTRLYLPRSWCTNNARCETAGIPKEDRVFKTKPELATDIVKHQLEMGIEFDYVGGDGLYGNDLAFTRSVEDMGLVYMLDIHSDQKIHLEKPELHIPERKSNRGRPPKRPKASTPSVNANEYIETLTNKDWKKLDIRDSAKGKLKGLFHFKTVYIWDKVQNIVEKRLLVISKRKTKQGVEIKYSFTNAELAQYTHQALAYMQAQRFFIEHSFKEQKQIVGLDQFQTRKWLSWHHQVALNLMVGSFMLKEKLLNQDEVPLLSARDIMDFMVYKFYREMTDERMLEKLQQRHEKRQRDIDLCYSKQ, encoded by the coding sequence GTGTATTTATCTGAATTTCAGCACCATTTTAAAAATAGAACAAAATCCAACTTCGACAAAGCTACTCAATACGTCGAAGGTCTAGCTTTAAGCGATTTGAAAAACATCGAACGCATCACTGAGACATTAAACGCAGACTACCATAAGATGCAGCATTTTATCACCGAATCCAATTGGGATGCAAGAGCTGTCATCGACCAAATAGCAAATCAGGTAGACCAATCACTCCCAAACCAAAAATTAAAAGGATTACTCATAGACGAAAGCGGATGGGTGAAAAAAGGTGACAAAAGCATTGGTGTTGATCACCAGTATTGCGGGAACGTTGGGAAGACTGCAAACTCGCAGGTTGCAGTTTTTGGTTGCTTGTGCACGGACAAATATGCAGCGTTGGTCGACACGAGACTGTACCTTCCAAGGTCATGGTGTACTAACAACGCCAGGTGTGAAACTGCTGGCATCCCCAAAGAGGACAGGGTTTTCAAGACAAAACCGGAGCTGGCTACAGATATTGTGAAGCACCAACTGGAAATGGGTATCGAGTTCGATTACGTTGGGGGGGATGGACTTTATGGCAATGACCTTGCGTTTACCCGTTCGGTTGAGGATATGGGTTTGGTGTACATGCTTGACATTCATAGCGATCAAAAAATCCACCTTGAAAAACCAGAACTACATATTCCAGAGCGAAAGAGCAATCGTGGGCGCCCACCCAAAAGGCCGAAGGCAAGCACCCCATCGGTAAACGCTAACGAATATATAGAAACGCTTACAAACAAGGACTGGAAAAAGCTTGACATTCGTGATTCTGCCAAGGGAAAGCTGAAGGGATTGTTCCATTTTAAGACAGTTTACATTTGGGATAAGGTTCAGAACATTGTTGAGAAACGGTTGCTGGTCATTTCGAAAAGAAAGACAAAGCAGGGAGTAGAAATAAAATATTCGTTCACTAACGCAGAACTTGCTCAATACACGCATCAGGCGCTGGCATACATGCAGGCACAACGCTTTTTCATTGAGCATAGCTTCAAAGAGCAAAAACAGATAGTAGGCTTGGATCAGTTCCAAACCCGCAAATGGCTGTCATGGCATCACCAAGTAGCCCTCAACTTAATGGTGGGCAGCTTTATGCTGAAAGAAAAACTATTGAATCAAGACGAAGTCCCATTGTTGTCGGCAAGAGACATTATGGATTTTATGGTATACAAATTTTATCGTGAAATGACCGATGAACGGATGCTGGAAAAACTGCAGCAGCGACATGAAAAGCGACAGCGTGACATAGACCTCTGTTATTCAAAGCAATAA